The [Clostridium] scindens ATCC 35704 nucleotide sequence CATATATCATGATTGGAAGTGTAGAACATGGTAAGGCACTTGGAAGAACAGTTGGAATGCCGACAGCAAATTTAGGTGTTGCGGATGATAAGTTAAAACCACCGAGTGGAGTATATGCAACAAGTGTCAAGATTGATGATGGGGTTTTCAAAGCAATGACAAACATTGGTAAGAGACCATCTGTTGACAACTATGATTATGTGACAATTGAAGCATTTATCCTGGATTTTGCAAGAGATATCTATGGCAAGAAGATTATTCTCGGAGTACGTCAGTTTGTAAGAGGCGTTCAGAAATTTGATAATCTTGAGCAGGTGCAAAAACAGGTACAGAAGGATATTGAGAAAGTACGTGAAGTACTTTAATCTGTAGCAATGTAGTAATGATATAACAGAACATATAATAACAGGAGCCGAAAATGATTTTTCCGGTTCCTGTTTTTTTAACTTATACATATTTCAGCAGATCTTCCGGTGAATTCAGTACAACATCGGTTTTTATAGAGGCAGAATCCTGACATCCCCAGGAAGCGAGTCCAAAATCAATGCCCGCGTGATGAGCGCATTCGCTGTCGGAAAAAGTATCACCGATAAAAAGTGTGGATGTTGGATTGGCATGGAACCGGTTAATACATTCAAGGAGCGGCCGTGGGTCCGGTTTGTGGAATGGTGTGTCGTCTTCGCAGATAATATGTTCAAAGCATGGATAAATAGAATAATTTACAAAGGAACGCCCTAACTGAATGCGTGTTTTGGAGGTTACAATTCCAAGACGAGTGCCTTTTTTATGTAGATTAAAGATTGTTTTTTCCATGTTAGGGAACAGAGATACTTTGTTGAGGGCTTCCATATAGTAGGTCTGACCGATATGTGCCGCTTCTTTCCACCTGTCGCCGGCAAATTTCTGGAGGGTGATGTAGCTTGGGGCGGCAAGAGCGGAATGCAATTCTTCATAACTGTAATCTTTCCCGATAGTAGCCAATAAGGCATTGCGAAGTGAATACAGTATTGCGGGAGCACTGTCCGTCAGGGTTCCGTCAATATCAAAGATGATTGTTGAATAGGGCATTTTATCTGGCCTCCTTTCTCAGATTAAGAGGATAAGGATCTTGATTAATTAAAAAATAGCATAGAAGAAATATCTGGTCAAGAAAAAAGCACTAAAAAAGAAGATGTGTATTTGTGCAATGTTATAAAAAAGAAAATAAATGTCACAAGACATTGACATATGTAACAAAAAGCTATACAATGAGACAAAATTAAACAAAAGTAATATACACATTACAAATGTAACAGAAAGGAAAGAAGAATATGAACACAACAGCAAGAATGAACCACATTTTTAATGAAGATGGAAAAACATTTATTTTGGCAATGGATCATGCGCAGAACTTTAATACATTACCAGCGCTTGCAAATCCAAAAAAATTAGTAAGGGAAATCGCAGCAGCAGGAGCTGACTCTTTCTTATCTACTGTAGGTATGGCAGAACACTTAACAGATTCTTTCCTTGGAAAAGGTATCATCGTAAGAGCAGAAGGCGGTGTTTCTTTCCTGGGAGACAAATCTAAACCAATGCAGATTACAGTAAACGCAGAGGATATTGTACGTATGGGGGCAGATGCAGTTATCACAATGAGTTTCCCGGGATCTAAATTTGAAAATGAAATTTTAAGCAACCTTACACGTGTATGTATGGATATGCACAGATGGGGCGTGCCCGTAGTTGCAGAAGCACTTCCAAGAGGATTCGAGCCCGCAGAAGATTCAAGAACACCAGAAAACCTCACATTTGCATGTCGTCAGAGTGTAGAACTTGGAGCAGATATCGTTAAAACTAACTACACAGGAGATCAGGACAGCTTTAAGACATTAGTAGATTCTACATATAAACCGGTTGTTATCTTAGGCGGAGCTAAGAAAGTTCCAGTTGAAGAACTTCTCCGTGAGATCAAAGATGCCCTTGAAGTAGGCGGTGCAGGAATCGCAATGGGAAGAAATATCTGGGGACATGAGAACCCAGTAGGATACACGGCAGCAATTGCAAAATTAATTCACGAAGATTGCAGTGTTGAAGCAGCTATGAAAGAGATGAACAAACTTTACTAAGATTAACAACGTAGAGGGAAACAAAGAAATATAAAAGGAGAATGAAAAATGGAAACATTTAAAGTAGCGGTTCTCGAAGAAGAAAGAAAGATTGGATATCACGAAGTGGAGAAAAAACAGCCAAAGGACAAACAGGTACTTATCAAAGTAGATTCTTGTGCGATTTGTACTTTGGAACAGAGAGTATATCTGGGAGTCATGAATAGATATCCGTTTGCAGGAGGACATGAAGCAGCCGGAGTTGTAGAGGCTGTTGGTAAAAAAGTAGCAGGTGTAAAACCAGGAGATAAAGTAGCAGTAAGACTTTTGAACTCTTGCGGAGAATGTTACTACTGCAGAAACGGTCATGAAAACCAGTGCGTAAAATCATTTATTGCTGAGACACAGGAATGTGCAATGGGGCCAGGTGGACTTTCTGAGTACATGATGGTAAGCGCTGATGATGTATATAAAGTAGCAGATGATGCAGATTTATCACACATCTCTATCACAGAGCCACTGGCATGTTGTGTACACAGTATCGAAAATGGAAAAATCGAGTTAGGTAACGATGTTGTAGTAATCGGTATTGGTATTATGGGAGCACTTCACATCCAGCTTGCAAAATTAAAAGGTGCAAGAGTTATTGCATGCGAGCTTGACGAAAAGAGACTGGAAGTTGCTAAGAAAATGGGTGCAGATATTCTTATAAACTCTGGAAAAGTTGATGCAGTAGAGGAAGTTAAAAAACTGACAGATGGAAGAGGGGCAGATGCAGTATTCTGTACAGTTCCGGTAGCAGCATTAGCAGATCAGGCTGTGCAGATGACAGGAAAACTTGGAAGAACAGTATTCTATACATCATTCCATCCAGACAAACCGATTGAAATAAGCCCTAATAAAGTACATTCCTCAGAGCAGGTTATTACAGGAACAGTGAATCCATCAAAAAAAGACTTTTTAGCAGCAACAAGACTGTTATCTGCAAAAATCGTAGATGTATCAGAACTGATTTCAGACAGAATGTCTTTGGATGATCTGGAAGCAGCATTTGAAAAAGCTATTTTACCAGACACATACAGAATCGTAGTACAGCCTGAATAATTGAAATTTTTGACGATAAAAGTCAAAAA carries:
- a CDS encoding HAD family hydrolase — protein: MPYSTIIFDIDGTLTDSAPAILYSLRNALLATIGKDYSYEELHSALAAPSYITLQKFAGDRWKEAAHIGQTYYMEALNKVSLFPNMEKTIFNLHKKGTRLGIVTSKTRIQLGRSFVNYSIYPCFEHIICEDDTPFHKPDPRPLLECINRFHANPTSTLFIGDTFSDSECAHHAGIDFGLASWGCQDSASIKTDVVLNSPEDLLKYV
- a CDS encoding class I fructose-bisphosphate aldolase, encoding MNTTARMNHIFNEDGKTFILAMDHAQNFNTLPALANPKKLVREIAAAGADSFLSTVGMAEHLTDSFLGKGIIVRAEGGVSFLGDKSKPMQITVNAEDIVRMGADAVITMSFPGSKFENEILSNLTRVCMDMHRWGVPVVAEALPRGFEPAEDSRTPENLTFACRQSVELGADIVKTNYTGDQDSFKTLVDSTYKPVVILGGAKKVPVEELLREIKDALEVGGAGIAMGRNIWGHENPVGYTAAIAKLIHEDCSVEAAMKEMNKLY
- a CDS encoding zinc-dependent alcohol dehydrogenase, which produces METFKVAVLEEERKIGYHEVEKKQPKDKQVLIKVDSCAICTLEQRVYLGVMNRYPFAGGHEAAGVVEAVGKKVAGVKPGDKVAVRLLNSCGECYYCRNGHENQCVKSFIAETQECAMGPGGLSEYMMVSADDVYKVADDADLSHISITEPLACCVHSIENGKIELGNDVVVIGIGIMGALHIQLAKLKGARVIACELDEKRLEVAKKMGADILINSGKVDAVEEVKKLTDGRGADAVFCTVPVAALADQAVQMTGKLGRTVFYTSFHPDKPIEISPNKVHSSEQVITGTVNPSKKDFLAATRLLSAKIVDVSELISDRMSLDDLEAAFEKAILPDTYRIVVQPE